Genomic segment of Arachis hypogaea cultivar Tifrunner chromosome 11, arahy.Tifrunner.gnm2.J5K5, whole genome shotgun sequence:
gagttctcctccatgttgatatacttctctgtcCGTTCTTGTACTTTATATAAAGAGGTCGGGTGCCACTTTGATATGGATTGAGAGAATGATCTTTCTCTAAGGCTAATAACTAACCCCATTATTACTGCTTCAGGAGGCAAATTTTGTATTTCTATGCaggctttgttgaaccttttcaTGTAAGTTCGGAAGATCTCTCCGACTTCTTGCTTTACCCCTAAAAGACTTGGAGCATGTTTGACTTTATCCTTCTGAATTGAAAATCGGGTAAGAAACTTCCTTGCCAGGTTGTCAAAGCAAGTCACCGACCTGGGTAGtaagctatcgaaccacttcattgctGCTTTGGTTAATGTGCTCGGGAAAGCCCTGAAACGAATTGCATCAGACGCATCAGCCAAGTATATCCAACTTTTGAAGTTACTGAGATGATGCTTTGGGTCGGTCATGCCATCACAGAGATCCATGTCGGGGCTTTTAAAATTTCTTAGAACCCTAACCCGCATGATATCTTCTATGAATGGATCTTCTCCTCCAAAAGGGCTTTTTTCTCGTTAAGCTTTATTGGTCCGAGTTCGTAGATCAGCTTCtatttttaaaagcttttccTCGAGTTCTTTTCTGCGTCGTACCTCCCTTTGCAGATTTCTTTTTGCTTCTCTTTGTCACTTAATATCTTGCTCGAGTTTCTCTAACCGGATTTGATGTCCGTGTATGAGTCCCATGATCTCGGTTAGGTGTGGGGACTCTTCGTTCTCAGGTGGATGTACTTCTGACTGTTGTCGTCAGGTGTGAGAATTTTGTGATGTTCCTTCCCATTAGGATTACTTGTTCCTTCTTGTCGTGGGGGTATTACGAGGGCTCGATCGTCGTTATGAGTTTCTGGTTCGGACTCAGATGCAGTGCGTCCATCTTCAAGTTGCTCGTCCGCCATAGTGGGGTGTAGACTTCCAagttcccggcaacggcgccaatgttctgagggttacctgaaatggtGATTTGGGCTTGAACGTGGTCCAAACTCCTTCTGAGGCAGTATCCGACTTGTGCTTGTGCCGAGGTCCGAGTTCCTCATGAGGAGGtggagggtggtacctgcaaaagactccgatgtttaagttagcaaggactttaagtaggtttttagtagattggacTTGAATATACCtgagggtgtcagtgtatttatagtagaatagatTACCATCTTTTAGTGTAGTCACCTTTGATGGTGGATAATTGTTCTCTTTTTTAGGCAAGTTTGTTGAGATCTCTCCTAGAGGGATAGGAGATATCTTAGGAAgtaattacttatttaaataagcgAGACTGAATTTCTGTCGTCGCGCTCGACCTCTATGAGATCGGGTAAGAATAATGAGACCACTGTTTTTGGGTGGACTTTATTCCTTTTGGACTTGGCTTCATTTTAGGCCAGAATATGAACAATATCTATGCGTGTGATTCTAGGTTTGAAATTGGTTCTTTTTCCCCTCTAGGTTTTGGACTTCTAATATATATATTGccaaatatacaaaaataatatttaattattattatatttataaaatgttAAATGGCTAAACATTGTTTTAAGATAAATtcactattaatttttttcacaTAAAGTTGAGTCGGATGTAGAATTATTTCTGCTGATAAAATTCTAGTAGGATAGTTTTAAATCTGAAATAGAATAAGATTGAAGTTTACAAAATATTTATCCCCACAAACCCTAAACTAGAACCCTGCATATCCTACCATTGCCAACCCAAACTTTGTTTCTCACTTACCCAAAAACGGACCTAATTTCTGCAAGCCATGCGGCCTAATCCAATTCATCATACCCAAAAGAAAAGAggggttaaaaaaaaaaataccgagAGGTAAATAGTAAATGGTAAATGTTTGATCTTGTTCAAGTCCCACTTCACCTCCTTCCTCAAATGCCACATATTTTTGacatcattatttatttattttcccgaATACAAGCTCTGTGGGGCATTTCTCCATccatttgatggtccaaactccAAAGGTTCCGTCTCCTTTGCATTAACAAGCACAGATCATAAAACCTAACATTCTAATAACATAAAATGCCAAATAAACCGgataataaagaaaacaaaaaggaaagaagcaTGTGATTCTAGTATGCCAGTACTAGTTAGCTAAACCCATAAttagtagtaattttttatttaaaaatagaaggAGAGGAAAAAGGGGAAGAGAATAAACAAAACAGGAAGAGTTAAGTTAGGAGTATGGCGGCAGAATCGGGAAGCTCGAAGTTCGATCTTCCCGAGGAGGTGGTACAAGTGCTACCGTCAGATCCCTTCGAGCAGCTTGATGTGGCACGCAAGATCACATCCATTGCGCTCGCGACGCGTGTCAACGCACTCGAATCTGAGACGTCTGATCTACGCGCCAAGATCGCCGACAAGGACAATCTCATCGCCCACCTCCGCTCTCAGCTCGCCTCCCTCGACGCCTCCCTCTCCCAAATCGCCGATAAGCTCGTCCAAGCCGACCAAGATAAGGTcccaaccaccacccaccacccgTCGAACCCGGTTCAATTCGCTCCTTTGAACCACGTTTGaccgtttttcttttctttttttctttgagaTAATAGGAGAGCTTGCTGAAGGAGAATGCTTCCCTTTCCAGTACCGTCAGAAAGCTCACTCGGGAGGTCTCCAAGGTCTCAATTTCTACTCTTCATATTAAATTCTGAGTTTTAACCTAGAAATGGAAGTGAAAGAAGAAATTGGGAATTGTATTGTTAGAGTAACTTCGAGTAGAGCGTGATTGAAtaattgatgaatgtgatgtgACTGTGAATGGTTAATGGAATAGGACTAATGTGCTCTACGTTTACAGTTGGAGGGTTTCAGAAGGACGCTTATGCAATCACTTCAAGAAGATGATGATAATTCTGTAAGTGACTGTTATTGTCATCGTCattatcattatttattattattttcagggAGAATTTTTTTTACCAGTTATGGATTTGTTTCTCATAGGGTGGAGCTCCAGAAATGGTTGCTAGAATAGAGAGTCAATCGAGCTTGACTTCCACTTCCCATTTTGGAGGTACTTTCTAGTTTCTACTCTGTTCTATTGTATATTATCCAACTTTATAAGAATGGATTTCTCTTGAGAACTGGTAGGAAACGATTTAGGTTCTCTTTGGGGGAAAACAAGAGGAAAAGATAGTTAAATGGAGGGAAAAGTTACTATTTGTTGCTCATACTGCAATTCAAACCTGATCCCTTATGGTTGAGATATAGTTTTATCGTTTCTGGCCTTGAGTAGTTCTAATTGTATTGCAGACGATGATGCTTCACGGCCACCGTCGACATCTTCATCGCAAACACATACTTCTGATGTTGGAAATTCTTTTGTCCGGGATCATGAATCTGATGGTATGCACTATTACTATCATCCATGAGGGGATGGGTAGATTATAGACATACATTTCAACTATGCATTgccaaagataataaaaaaatgaactaTGATTGTGCATTCTtgcatttattttctatttctgtCATTGCAGCCACAAGACCTCGAGTATCACAAAGTCTCCTCTTAGCATCCCAAACTAGCACCCCTAGAATTACTCCACCCGGTTCCCCTCCAATTCTTTCGGCATCAGTGTCCCCAAGAACATCCCAACCTGTGTCTCCAAGGAGACATTCAATTTCAGTCTTGAACTCAAGAGGCATGTATGATGACAGGTCTTCAGTGTATTCCTCAATGTCCTCGGTTCATAATTCAGTATCTAGCTCTGATGTAGGAGCTGGATCACAATTTGGTGAGTCTTTCCAACTTTTCTGTTATTGCTTTCGTATCTAGGAATATTTTTATGATGTCAGACTAGCATGGATTGCTCTCTCGGATCTTGGCCGGGCTAGTGTACTCACGAGTTTCTGTATCATTTTTATAATTGGGTGTCATAGGACGAACCCGGGTGGATGGAAAGGACTTTTTCCGCCAAGCAAGGTGAGGCCCCTGTATCATGCATGCTACTTAAACTCTTCGTTACTTGATCACTCTTAATGGCTTACCTATTAGATAATTTGATGTTATCAGATTGAAGTATTAACAACACTTAAATCTGATAACACTATGTTAAACTTCTACTGGTCATGTACGAGTCCcaaatttaatctattttttgtTATCAATAGGAACCGTTTGTCCTATGAGCAGTTTGGAGCATTTCTGGCGAACGTTAAGGAGCTGAATTCCCATAAACAAACAAGAGAGGTAATCCCTGCCTGCTGCTTTCTTTGCCCCATCTCTTGTGCTTTCCTTGATCCTcttaatcctttttctttttcagttaaCTGAAACCTTTATCTGTGGTGAAATTGCAGGAGACGCTACAAAAAGCTGATGAAATTTTCGGGCCTGAAAATAAGGACCTTTATGCTATATTCGAGGGATTGATTACTCGCAATGTCCATTG
This window contains:
- the LOC112723019 gene encoding uncharacterized protein At4g15545; protein product: MAAESGSSKFDLPEEVVQVLPSDPFEQLDVARKITSIALATRVNALESETSDLRAKIADKDNLIAHLRSQLASLDASLSQIADKLVQADQDKESLLKENASLSSTVRKLTREVSKLEGFRRTLMQSLQEDDDNSGGAPEMVARIESQSSLTSTSHFGDDDASRPPSTSSSQTHTSDVGNSFVRDHESDATRPRVSQSLLLASQTSTPRITPPGSPPILSASVSPRTSQPVSPRRHSISVLNSRGMYDDRSSVYSSMSSVHNSVSSSDVGAGSQFGRTRVDGKDFFRQARNRLSYEQFGAFLANVKELNSHKQTREETLQKADEIFGPENKDLYAIFEGLITRNVH